In one Arenibacter antarcticus genomic region, the following are encoded:
- a CDS encoding cysteine desulfurase family protein: protein MKRVYLDSAATTQVRPEVIVKMQEALTNCYGNPSSSHSFGRSAKTGIEKARKTIAKQLNAHPSEIIFTSGGTEADNMVLRCAVRDLGVKTLITSKIEHHAVLHTAWELEQEYGISLQYVELDEFGNPDLGHLESLLKKDDHKKLVSLMHVNNEIGNVLDIDAVGKLCAQYEALFHSDTVQSIGHFSWDLQKTHIHFLTAAAHKFHGPKGIGFAYIKRNSGLKPMILGGSQERGFRAGTEPFHNIVGLEEAFVLAYQNLVEEREYISSLKQYFLEKLQAAIPEVQFNGHSGKMVKSTYTLVNVCLPFDPEKALMLLFHLDINGIACSAGSACQSGSNLGSHVLMEILSAENSKKPSLRFSFSKYNTKEELDYVIQVLQEFDKN from the coding sequence ATGAAAAGAGTATATTTGGATAGCGCCGCAACAACCCAGGTTAGGCCAGAGGTAATAGTGAAAATGCAGGAAGCCTTGACGAACTGTTATGGGAATCCTTCTTCTTCCCACAGTTTTGGCAGATCCGCAAAAACAGGTATCGAAAAGGCTAGAAAAACGATTGCAAAACAACTTAATGCCCATCCATCCGAAATTATTTTCACCTCTGGTGGTACCGAGGCAGATAATATGGTGCTGCGTTGTGCGGTGAGGGATCTTGGGGTTAAAACCCTAATCACTTCAAAAATAGAGCATCATGCGGTCTTGCATACGGCTTGGGAATTGGAGCAGGAGTATGGGATTAGCCTTCAATATGTGGAATTGGACGAATTTGGTAATCCAGACTTAGGACATTTAGAATCTTTGCTAAAAAAAGACGACCATAAAAAACTGGTTAGTTTAATGCACGTGAACAATGAGATTGGAAACGTGCTGGATATTGATGCTGTAGGGAAGCTTTGTGCGCAATATGAAGCCTTGTTTCATTCCGATACCGTGCAGTCTATTGGTCATTTTTCTTGGGACTTGCAGAAAACACATATTCATTTTCTTACGGCTGCTGCTCATAAATTTCATGGACCAAAAGGAATTGGCTTTGCTTATATCAAAAGAAATTCGGGTCTAAAACCTATGATTTTGGGCGGTTCCCAGGAACGCGGATTTAGGGCGGGGACAGAACCGTTTCACAATATTGTGGGCTTGGAAGAGGCTTTTGTTTTGGCGTATCAAAATCTAGTGGAGGAGAGAGAATATATAAGTAGTCTAAAGCAATACTTTTTGGAGAAATTACAGGCGGCCATTCCAGAGGTGCAATTTAATGGGCATTCTGGTAAAATGGTAAAAAGTACGTATACGTTGGTAAATGTCTGTCTTCCATTTGATCCAGAAAAGGCCCTGATGTTATTGTTTCACTTAGATATCAATGGAATAGCGTGTTCCGCCGGAAGTGCTTGTCAGTCTGGAAGTAATCTTGGTTCGCATGTGCTTATGGAGATACTTTCTGCGGAAAATAGTAAAAAGCCCTCCTTGAGATTCTCATTTTCCAAATACAATACCAAGGAAGAATTGGATTATGTGATCCAAGTATTGCAAGAGTTTGATAAAAACTAG
- a CDS encoding cell division protein ZapA encodes MAEKLKIKLSIADRVYPLTIDPSQEEGLRKAAKNIEQLAKKFEQNYAVRDKQDVLAMCALQFASKIEQKGIDEMDGVAETAERLKALDQLIDSKLGIK; translated from the coding sequence ATGGCAGAAAAGCTCAAAATTAAGCTTTCTATAGCAGATAGGGTATATCCGCTAACCATAGACCCCTCACAAGAAGAGGGTCTAAGAAAGGCCGCTAAGAATATAGAGCAGTTGGCAAAGAAATTTGAGCAAAACTATGCTGTACGGGATAAACAGGATGTGTTGGCCATGTGCGCACTACAGTTTGCCTCTAAGATTGAGCAAAAGGGAATAGATGAAATGGATGGTGTGGCGGAAACCGCTGAGCGACTCAAAGCATTAGACCAGTTGATAGATTCCAAGCTAGGGATAAAATAA
- the rny gene encoding ribonuclease Y — MESIAIIMGLVGLVIGFAIAKFMEKGKGSKIISNAKKEGANIVKEAQIEGDNIKKDKIFQAKEKFLELKAEHEKVIINKDKKISEAEKRTRDKESQVSSELAKGKKMSDQLESKLKEVDYKSEFFDKKQSELEKLHKSQVQQLEVISGLSADDAKSQLLESLKETAKSDAMSFIQNTIEEAKLTAHQEAKKIVINTIQRIGTEEAVENCVSVFNLESDDVKGRIIGREGRNIRALEAATGVEIIVDDTPEAIILSCFDSVRREVARLSLHKLVTDGRIHPARIEEVVKKTEKQIEEEIVEIGKRTVIDLGIHGLHPELIKAVGRMKYRSSYGQNLLQHSREVAKLCGVMAAELGLNPKLAKRAGLLHDIGKVPNTEAEVETPHAILGMQWAEKFGEKEDVCNAIGAHHDEIEMKTLIAPIVQVCDAISGARPGARRQVLDSYIQRLKDLEEIAFGFGGVQKAYAIQAGRELRVIVESERVSDDRAAELSFEISQKIQTDMTYPGQVKVTVIRETRAVNVAK; from the coding sequence ATGGAGAGTATAGCAATAATAATGGGTTTGGTTGGACTGGTGATCGGTTTTGCCATTGCAAAGTTTATGGAGAAGGGCAAGGGGTCCAAGATCATTTCCAACGCAAAAAAAGAAGGAGCCAACATCGTTAAGGAGGCTCAAATTGAAGGTGATAATATTAAAAAAGACAAAATTTTCCAGGCCAAAGAAAAGTTTTTGGAGCTTAAGGCCGAACATGAAAAGGTTATAATAAACAAGGATAAAAAGATCTCCGAAGCAGAAAAACGCACAAGAGATAAAGAATCTCAAGTGAGTAGTGAACTTGCTAAGGGGAAGAAAATGAGTGATCAACTGGAAAGCAAGTTGAAAGAAGTCGATTATAAAAGCGAGTTTTTCGACAAGAAACAATCCGAGTTAGAAAAACTTCATAAAAGCCAAGTGCAACAGTTGGAAGTTATTTCTGGATTGTCTGCAGATGATGCGAAATCACAATTGTTGGAATCCCTAAAGGAAACCGCCAAATCCGATGCCATGTCCTTTATACAGAACACTATTGAGGAAGCTAAACTTACGGCGCATCAGGAGGCTAAGAAAATTGTAATAAATACGATACAGCGAATTGGAACTGAAGAGGCCGTTGAAAATTGTGTCTCTGTGTTTAATTTGGAATCCGATGATGTTAAGGGTAGAATTATAGGCCGTGAGGGTAGAAATATTAGGGCTTTGGAAGCGGCAACAGGCGTAGAGATCATTGTAGACGATACCCCAGAGGCTATTATCCTTTCGTGTTTCGATTCCGTTAGAAGGGAAGTTGCCCGACTATCACTTCATAAATTAGTTACCGACGGAAGGATACATCCGGCACGTATTGAGGAGGTCGTGAAAAAGACAGAGAAACAGATAGAGGAAGAGATAGTTGAAATTGGTAAACGTACCGTAATCGATCTTGGAATACATGGACTGCATCCAGAATTGATTAAAGCCGTGGGGAGAATGAAATACAGATCCTCTTATGGTCAGAATCTTTTACAACACTCTAGAGAGGTAGCTAAACTCTGTGGAGTTATGGCGGCCGAACTAGGTTTAAACCCAAAATTGGCAAAACGTGCAGGTCTATTGCACGATATTGGTAAGGTGCCCAACACAGAAGCCGAAGTAGAGACCCCACATGCTATCCTTGGAATGCAATGGGCGGAGAAATTTGGTGAAAAAGAAGATGTTTGCAACGCTATAGGAGCTCACCACGATGAGATTGAGATGAAGACCTTGATCGCTCCTATCGTACAGGTGTGTGATGCTATTAGCGGTGCCAGGCCGGGTGCAAGAAGACAGGTGTTGGATTCCTATATCCAACGTCTAAAAGACTTAGAAGAGATCGCTTTCGGATTTGGTGGGGTGCAAAAAGCATATGCCATCCAAGCGGGGAGAGAACTTAGGGTTATCGTGGAAAGTGAAAGAGTTAGCGATGACAGAGCAGCAGAACTTTCTTTTGAAATTTCTCAAAAAATACAGACCGATATGACCTATCCTGGGCAGGTGAAAGTTACCGTTATCCGGGAAACAAGGGCTGTAAACGTCGCTAAATAG
- a CDS encoding M23 family metallopeptidase: MRGTILGFYLLLALFGYGQAEYPTDVFRPPLDIPIILSGTFGELRSNHFHAGVDIKTQQREGIPVYSIGDGRITRIKVSPWGYGKAIYIAHPNGYTSVYGHLQKFSPEIEAYVKKVQYQKKSFAVEIFPEITELPLLKGSLIAYSGNTGGSAGPHLHFEIRSSASEMPTNPLLYGLEVRDATNPTLLAAYAYPLSDDAQVNQSRDKVKLMYHRQADGSYLADKVTATGLLGFGINTYDRQDLAANKNGPYSIKQFVNGKLYTDYAFETFSFPEGRYINTLIDYAHYATHQERIQKCYKDPSNLLSIYNTIYNDGKIAITEGLSYNVEIHISDLAGNTTKLIIPVEGKIQEIKIPRKDEKTDTYIIAKKPNNFDLDGAKVYFPANTFYDNFYIDLKKGKDTVTIHNSKVPVHRNFTITFDVSKYSNEERSQMFIGRLDKNLTPNYSSTYKRGNTFTSRTRNLGTYTLAKDTVAPRIRPKNFKDKQWLTNYNYLSLRIDDNLSGIDTYTATLNGEWILMEYEPKDNTITYNFDDVILDKKQCDLKVIVTDNVGNSSTFTSTFYRK; encoded by the coding sequence ATGAGAGGGACTATTTTAGGATTTTATTTATTACTTGCACTTTTTGGTTATGGACAAGCAGAATATCCTACGGATGTTTTTAGGCCCCCATTGGATATTCCCATAATTTTATCGGGAACTTTCGGGGAATTACGATCCAATCATTTTCATGCTGGGGTAGATATAAAGACACAACAAAGAGAAGGAATCCCTGTGTACTCCATTGGTGACGGAAGGATTACTAGAATAAAGGTTTCACCATGGGGGTACGGCAAGGCCATTTATATTGCCCATCCCAATGGTTATACTTCGGTCTACGGCCATCTTCAAAAGTTTTCTCCAGAAATTGAAGCTTATGTAAAGAAAGTACAATACCAAAAAAAGTCGTTCGCCGTTGAGATATTTCCCGAAATAACCGAACTACCACTCCTTAAAGGGTCGCTTATTGCCTATTCTGGAAATACAGGTGGATCTGCCGGGCCCCATCTCCATTTCGAAATTAGAAGCAGCGCGTCGGAGATGCCCACAAATCCCTTACTTTACGGGTTAGAGGTCCGTGATGCCACAAACCCCACCCTGCTTGCCGCCTATGCCTATCCTTTATCAGATGATGCGCAGGTAAACCAAAGTCGGGACAAGGTGAAATTAATGTACCACCGCCAGGCAGACGGTTCCTATTTGGCAGATAAGGTAACCGCTACCGGACTCCTAGGATTTGGAATAAACACCTACGATAGACAGGATCTGGCCGCGAACAAGAATGGACCATATTCAATAAAACAATTTGTGAATGGAAAATTATACACGGATTATGCTTTTGAAACCTTTTCCTTTCCCGAAGGGAGATACATAAATACGCTTATAGATTATGCCCATTATGCAACGCATCAAGAAAGGATTCAAAAATGCTATAAAGACCCCAGTAATTTATTGAGCATTTACAATACTATTTACAACGACGGAAAAATAGCAATTACCGAAGGACTTTCATACAATGTGGAAATTCACATCAGTGATTTGGCGGGAAATACGACAAAATTGATTATTCCGGTGGAAGGGAAAATTCAAGAAATTAAAATCCCAAGAAAGGACGAAAAGACTGATACTTACATCATTGCCAAAAAACCGAATAATTTTGACCTGGATGGCGCCAAGGTATATTTCCCTGCCAATACCTTCTATGATAATTTCTATATCGACCTAAAGAAAGGAAAGGATACGGTAACTATCCACAATAGCAAAGTTCCCGTACATAGGAATTTTACAATAACTTTTGACGTTTCAAAATACTCCAATGAAGAAAGAAGTCAGATGTTTATAGGCAGATTGGACAAGAACCTAACCCCTAATTATTCATCCACCTATAAACGAGGGAATACCTTTACATCTAGGACACGAAATTTGGGGACGTATACACTTGCAAAGGATACCGTAGCCCCTAGGATACGTCCGAAAAATTTTAAGGACAAGCAGTGGCTTACCAATTATAATTATTTAAGCCTTAGAATAGACGATAATTTAAGCGGGATAGACACGTATACAGCTACCTTAAACGGGGAGTGGATACTTATGGAGTATGAACCAAAGGACAATACCATAACCTATAACTTTGATGATGTTATTCTGGATAAGAAACAGTGCGACTTAAAAGTTATCGTTACCGATAACGTAGGCAACAGCAGCACATTTACCAGTACCTTTTATCGAAAATAA